The Parasegetibacter sp. NRK P23 genome includes a window with the following:
- the hemH gene encoding ferrochelatase gives MKKGIVLMNLGSPDSTSVKDVRKYLVEFLMDPRVIDYSWLARTLLVKGIIAPFRAPKSAKAYATVWTENGSPLIVLTEQLRDALQKEVADQVTIAMRYGNPSPREAYDELMLKVPGLEEVVLVPLYPHYAMSSYETAVAYARKVHKERKYPFELTVIKPFYDEERYLNALADSIKPFLQQPYDKILFSYHGVPERHIYKGDITGNHCLKTPDCCEVDSLAHSQCYRHQCFITTRKVTEKLGIPPEKYGFSFQSRLGRDEWLKPYTAEKLAQLPGEGVKKLLVACPAFVSDCLETLEEIAEEGKEIFLHAGGEEFTMIPCLNVHPALVNTLKEWVEEIAEGEKTMVLAEDVAV, from the coding sequence ATGAAAAAAGGGATTGTTTTAATGAATCTGGGTTCGCCGGATTCCACTTCAGTAAAAGATGTGCGGAAATACCTCGTGGAATTCCTGATGGATCCCCGGGTGATCGATTATTCCTGGCTGGCACGGACGCTGCTGGTGAAGGGGATCATCGCCCCGTTCCGGGCGCCGAAATCGGCGAAAGCCTATGCTACGGTATGGACGGAGAACGGTTCTCCGCTGATCGTTCTCACAGAACAACTCCGGGATGCGCTTCAGAAAGAAGTGGCCGACCAGGTCACGATCGCGATGCGCTACGGTAATCCCAGTCCGCGCGAGGCTTATGATGAACTGATGTTGAAAGTACCCGGGCTGGAGGAAGTGGTGCTGGTGCCACTGTATCCGCACTACGCCATGTCCAGTTACGAAACGGCCGTGGCTTACGCGAGAAAGGTCCATAAAGAGCGGAAATATCCCTTCGAATTGACGGTGATAAAACCGTTCTACGATGAGGAACGCTACCTGAATGCGCTGGCGGATAGTATAAAACCCTTCCTGCAGCAGCCCTATGATAAAATACTTTTCAGTTACCACGGTGTTCCGGAAAGACATATATATAAAGGAGACATTACCGGCAACCACTGTCTTAAAACCCCAGACTGCTGTGAAGTGGATTCCCTGGCCCACAGCCAGTGTTACCGCCACCAATGTTTTATCACCACCCGGAAGGTGACGGAAAAACTGGGCATACCGCCAGAAAAATACGGGTTCTCGTTCCAGTCAAGATTGGGCAGGGATGAATGGCTGAAACCTTATACGGCTGAAAAGCTGGCCCAATTGCCTGGTGAAGGCGTGAAAAAGCTGTTGGTGGCCTGTCCGGCGTTTGTGAGCGATTGCCTGGAGACCCTGGAGGAAATAGCGGAGGAAGGAAAGGAGATTTTTCTCCATGCCGGTGGCGAGGAATTTACGATGATTCCCTGTTTGAATGTGCACCCCGCACTGGTAAATACACTGAAAGAATGGGTGGAGGAAATTGCAGAGGGGGAGAAAACAATGGTGCTGGCGGAAGACGTGGCGGTATAA
- a CDS encoding uroporphyrinogen-III synthase gives MGNEAPYLLCTRPVTNIQQQKAAEAGVVLHGISFIETVERKTEALLKQVQKLATKELNVVFTSMNAVEAVAGMISADGTVKKNQPKWNLYSIGGRTAQLLRQHFHSSVIKGEAPYGGMLAKKIILENPRGPVVFFCGNIRRNELPDQLLKHGFSLEEITVYDTISTPQQLEIKYNGVLFFSPSAVESYFSLNPPQQDQYFFAIGQTTAEAIRSFSKDNVLFSPTTDKEALIETAIDFFKQQKTTKHIP, from the coding sequence ATGGGAAACGAAGCGCCATACCTGCTTTGTACACGTCCTGTTACAAACATTCAGCAACAAAAAGCTGCTGAAGCCGGTGTGGTATTGCATGGCATCTCCTTCATCGAAACGGTGGAAAGAAAAACGGAGGCATTGCTGAAACAAGTACAGAAACTGGCCACGAAGGAACTGAATGTGGTATTCACCAGCATGAACGCGGTGGAAGCCGTGGCGGGCATGATTTCAGCCGATGGCACAGTTAAAAAGAACCAACCCAAATGGAACCTTTATTCCATCGGGGGGAGAACGGCACAACTGCTCCGGCAACATTTCCATTCTTCTGTCATCAAAGGCGAGGCCCCTTATGGCGGTATGCTCGCTAAAAAAATCATCCTGGAAAATCCCCGGGGACCAGTTGTTTTTTTCTGTGGGAACATCAGGAGAAATGAACTGCCGGATCAGTTGCTCAAACACGGATTCTCCCTGGAGGAAATTACGGTGTACGATACCATTTCCACCCCACAACAACTGGAAATAAAATACAACGGGGTGTTGTTTTTCAGCCCCAGCGCCGTGGAAAGTTATTTCTCCCTGAATCCACCGCAACAAGATCAATATTTCTTCGCGATCGGACAAACAACGGCGGAGGCCATCCGTTCTTTCTCTAAGGACAATGTGCTTTTTTCTCCCACAACGGATAAGGAGGCCCTGATAGAAACGGCCATCGATTTCTTCAAACAACAAAAGACGACAAAACATATACCATGA
- the hemE gene encoding uroporphyrinogen decarboxylase — protein sequence MSTLQNDLLLKVLNGEQTSRPPVWMMRQAGRYLPEYMKLREKYGFFERCQTPELACEITLQPIDIVGVDAAILFSDILVVPQAMGLEVQLIESKGPVLPDPIKTAADMNRIRVPDVNETLQYVFDAIQLIKKELNGRVPLIGFAGAPWTILCYMVQGKGSKTFDEAKAFCYTQPELAHQLLQMITDTTIAYLKAQVKAGADTVQVFDSWGGLLGKDDFEHISLQYIRQIVAALKDEVPVIVFAKGAWHSLESMAATGAKGLGIDWCIPAHLARQFAGDNVVLQGNFDPAKLLSPIPVIKKEVKAMLDAFGNKAHIANLGHGILPNVPVDHAKAFVDTVKEYTS from the coding sequence ATGAGTACATTACAGAACGACCTGCTGCTGAAAGTATTGAACGGAGAGCAAACCAGTCGCCCACCGGTTTGGATGATGCGTCAGGCAGGGCGTTACCTTCCCGAATACATGAAGCTGCGCGAAAAGTACGGCTTCTTTGAAAGGTGCCAGACGCCGGAACTCGCCTGCGAAATCACCCTTCAACCCATCGATATTGTAGGTGTGGACGCCGCGATTCTTTTTTCAGATATCCTCGTTGTACCCCAGGCTATGGGTCTCGAAGTACAACTGATCGAAAGCAAAGGGCCGGTACTCCCCGACCCCATCAAAACAGCGGCCGACATGAACCGCATCCGCGTACCTGATGTGAATGAAACACTGCAGTATGTGTTTGATGCCATTCAACTCATCAAAAAAGAACTGAACGGACGCGTTCCGCTGATTGGCTTCGCGGGCGCCCCCTGGACCATCCTTTGTTATATGGTGCAGGGCAAGGGAAGCAAAACATTTGATGAGGCCAAAGCTTTCTGTTACACCCAACCGGAACTGGCGCATCAACTGCTGCAAATGATTACCGATACCACCATCGCTTACCTGAAAGCACAGGTGAAAGCCGGCGCTGATACCGTACAGGTGTTCGACAGCTGGGGCGGGCTGCTGGGTAAAGATGATTTTGAGCACATCTCCCTGCAATACATCCGTCAGATCGTGGCGGCGTTGAAGGATGAAGTGCCCGTGATCGTATTCGCAAAAGGCGCATGGCATTCACTCGAAAGCATGGCGGCAACAGGAGCTAAAGGACTGGGCATCGACTGGTGCATTCCGGCACACCTCGCACGCCAGTTCGCAGGAGACAACGTGGTATTGCAAGGCAATTTCGATCCGGCTAAACTGCTGTCACCCATCCCCGTTATTAAGAAAGAAGTAAAAGCCATGCTGGACGCGTTCGGCAACAAAGCCCATATTGCTAACCTGGGTCATGGTATTCTGCCCAATGTTCCCGTTGACCACGCGAAAGCCTTTGTGGACACGGTGAAAGAATACACATCATAG
- a CDS encoding TraR/DksA C4-type zinc finger protein: MATKKPVAKATKSASAAKKPAKKAAPAKPAAKATGKSAPAKAAPKKAAAKPAPKPAAKATKATPAKAAAKSPAKTTAKKATKPVVAPKKAAPAKVAPAKKAAAPKVTPKAPAKAVAPAPAPRKQDIKPIKTESVAKKKAEEKATPENTAPKAAPKKAEPAKPTKVVIPKTTTNVAVKYEPEFTRSVLDQPQNEPVGPTMRYSDAELNEFRELIGKKLDAARKELTYLQGLITRKDEMGGDNDDARYMTMEDGSMSMEREQLSQMASRQIQFIDHLEKALMRIENKTYGVCRVSGKLIDKARLRAVPHATLSMEAKLGLVKNG; the protein is encoded by the coding sequence ATGGCAACCAAGAAACCTGTAGCCAAGGCCACCAAATCCGCGTCCGCCGCCAAGAAGCCGGCGAAAAAAGCAGCCCCCGCAAAACCGGCCGCTAAAGCAACGGGTAAATCTGCGCCGGCTAAAGCCGCCCCTAAAAAGGCCGCCGCCAAGCCCGCCCCAAAGCCCGCAGCGAAAGCAACAAAAGCGACTCCAGCGAAAGCTGCTGCCAAATCACCCGCGAAAACAACGGCTAAAAAAGCTACAAAACCCGTGGTTGCCCCAAAGAAAGCCGCGCCCGCAAAGGTCGCGCCCGCTAAAAAAGCAGCGGCTCCAAAAGTTACGCCCAAGGCCCCGGCCAAAGCAGTAGCCCCGGCGCCCGCACCAAGGAAACAGGATATCAAACCCATTAAAACAGAGTCTGTGGCCAAGAAAAAAGCAGAAGAGAAAGCAACACCGGAAAATACAGCACCCAAGGCGGCGCCTAAAAAAGCTGAACCGGCAAAGCCAACCAAGGTGGTGATCCCCAAAACAACTACCAATGTAGCCGTTAAATATGAGCCGGAATTCACAAGATCAGTGCTCGATCAGCCGCAAAATGAACCTGTTGGTCCAACCATGCGCTACAGCGATGCTGAACTGAACGAGTTCCGTGAACTGATCGGCAAAAAACTGGATGCAGCCCGCAAGGAACTGACCTATCTCCAGGGACTCATCACCCGCAAAGATGAAATGGGCGGCGATAACGACGATGCCCGTTACATGACCATGGAAGACGGAAGCATGAGTATGGAACGCGAACAACTGAGCCAGATGGCCAGCCGCCAGATCCAGTTCATCGATCACCTCGAAAAAGCACTGATGCGCATCGAAAACAAAACATACGGCGTATGCCGCGTGAGTGGTAAACTGATTGATAAGGCCCGCCTGAGAGCCGTTCCCCATGCTA
- the hemA gene encoding glutamyl-tRNA reductase: protein MNNTSGNFAVLIQKEHCMGGSNKEISRFYVAGINYKKTDAAVRGRFAVNEEQYERILFKAKTMGIREVFILSTCNRTEIYGVAENIEDLAQLLCSETAGDYQLFTQLAYLRTGEDAINHIFRVASGLDSQILGDYEIVGQLKLAAKFAKQHGCIGTFLERLINQVLQSSKEIKNQTALSGGTVSVSFAAVQYIRENIPQVKGKRILLLGIGKIGRNTCKNLVDYLPATDIVLMNRSIEKAQALAETMQLSWAAFSDLDAEVEKADIILVATNAETPAILPIHLNGVGEKTIIDLSIPNNVAPEVATIPGITLVNVDELSKLKDETLQKREKEVPKAVRIIGKHQREFAEWVGMRQHVPVLKAVKEKLQEMQGHPIFAPVSAPVCCTTSEDKIQKVINVMATKMRRENQRGCHYIEAINDFITPGVH, encoded by the coding sequence TTGAACAACACCAGCGGTAATTTTGCCGTATTGATTCAGAAAGAGCATTGCATGGGAGGAAGTAATAAAGAAATTTCACGCTTTTACGTTGCCGGCATCAACTATAAAAAAACTGATGCCGCCGTGCGGGGGCGTTTTGCCGTGAACGAGGAACAATACGAAAGGATCCTCTTCAAGGCCAAAACCATGGGTATCCGTGAGGTTTTTATTCTTTCCACCTGCAACCGTACCGAAATTTATGGCGTGGCCGAAAACATCGAAGACCTGGCCCAGTTGCTCTGCTCCGAAACCGCGGGCGACTACCAGCTTTTCACCCAACTCGCCTACCTCCGCACCGGAGAAGACGCCATCAACCATATTTTCCGCGTAGCCTCCGGCCTTGATTCCCAAATACTTGGCGACTACGAGATTGTAGGACAGCTTAAACTGGCGGCAAAGTTCGCCAAACAACACGGCTGCATCGGCACCTTTCTGGAAAGGCTCATCAACCAGGTATTACAGTCTTCCAAAGAAATCAAAAACCAAACGGCATTGAGTGGCGGAACCGTCTCTGTTTCTTTCGCCGCCGTACAATACATCCGTGAAAACATTCCTCAGGTAAAAGGCAAACGCATTCTTCTGCTGGGCATCGGTAAGATCGGGCGCAATACCTGCAAGAACCTCGTAGACTATCTTCCAGCCACCGATATCGTGCTGATGAACCGTTCTATCGAGAAAGCGCAGGCGCTGGCTGAAACCATGCAACTTTCCTGGGCCGCTTTCAGCGACCTGGACGCGGAAGTGGAGAAAGCGGACATCATTCTCGTAGCCACCAACGCGGAAACACCGGCCATTCTCCCCATCCACCTGAATGGCGTGGGAGAAAAAACAATTATCGACCTTTCCATTCCCAATAATGTGGCGCCCGAAGTGGCCACCATCCCCGGTATTACCCTTGTGAACGTGGATGAGCTCTCCAAACTGAAAGACGAAACCCTTCAGAAAAGGGAAAAAGAAGTACCTAAAGCGGTACGCATCATCGGCAAGCACCAGCGCGAATTCGCGGAATGGGTGGGCATGCGCCAGCATGTTCCCGTGCTGAAAGCCGTAAAGGAAAAACTGCAGGAAATGCAGGGTCATCCTATCTTTGCGCCTGTATCGGCCCCGGTATGCTGCACCACTTCAGAAGACAAGATTCAGAAAGTCATCAACGTGATGGCCACCAAAATGAGGCGGGAGAACCAACGTGGATGTCATTATATCGAGGCCATCAACGATTTCATCACTCCCGGCGTACATTGA
- the ileS gene encoding isoleucine--tRNA ligase — protein sequence MSARYKEFQQLNLPAIEKEVLAEWEAGKAFEKSVSIREDAEPFVFYEGPPSANGMPGIHHVISRTLKDLVCRYKTMQGFQVKRKGGWDTHGLPVELQVEKELGITKEDIGKKISVEEYNQKCRETVLRYKDKWDDLTTKMGYWVDLQQPYITFDNNYIESLWWLLKKMYDRGLLYESVSIQPYSPAAGTGLSSHELNQPGTYKDVKDTSATVMFRAVQDEKNKFLHDAVHGAEVFFMAWTTTPWTLPSNLGLTVGPNIDYVLVQTFNPYTHLPVNVVLAKNLVGKYLKAEGENGDFDGYSKETKLIPWKIITEFKGKELEGCRYEQLLAFEANSLDVIRAITPDADPFRILCDTFVTTEDGTGIVHTAPAFGADDYKVGKKYNIGILTMVDREGKFVDGLGEFSNRYVKNYKDEKDYVDVNVDISVKLKLENRAFKVEKYEHSYPHCWRTDKPILYYPLDAWFIKTTALKDRMVELNKTINWKPASTGTGRFGNWLENMVDWNLSRSRYWGTPLPVWKTVDADGNYVEVKDGGEQKCIGSIEELNAEIRKANEVLGGDVNRHYLHEGILDLHKPYVDDIVLVASSGAPMKRVSDLIDVWFDSGAMPYAQWHFPFENKDVFVKNYPADFIAEGVDQTRGWFYTLHAIGSLIKEDIQEELKKAGIEAPEEKYPGVAYKTVVSNGLVLDKNGNKMSKRLGNVVNPFETIDTFGADATRWYLITNASPWDSLKFDIEGIREVQRKFFGTMYNTYQFFALYANVDGFAFKEAYIPLNERPEIDQWIISSLNTLKGKVAAAFNDYEPTTAGRLIEEFVDEHLSNWYVRLCRRRFWKGDYEHDKIAAYQTLYECLETISLLIAPVSPFFSEWLFKNLNAVSGRINAESVHHALYPAPLESAIQPDLEERMELAQNICSLVLSLRKKVNIKVRQPLQKILIPVLNPAMKVQIEKIEDLIRSEVNVKEIQYLTETDGFIKKKIKPNFVALGKKLGARMKAASAAIGEMTQDDISKIEKEGQYTLLIDSEPLILQINEVEITSEDIPGWMVATKDALTVALDVTVTPDLVDEGNARELVNRIQKIRKDNGYELTDRILVSVSGHDSLNEAIRSFGTYIAAEILADGLEIQPDLTDGIEIEVNDVPLKVLVTKKG from the coding sequence ATGTCAGCCAGATACAAAGAATTTCAGCAATTGAACCTTCCCGCTATCGAAAAGGAAGTCCTGGCGGAATGGGAAGCCGGCAAAGCTTTTGAAAAATCGGTTTCCATCCGGGAAGACGCGGAGCCATTCGTATTCTACGAAGGTCCTCCCAGCGCCAACGGCATGCCCGGTATCCACCACGTGATCTCCCGCACCCTGAAAGACCTTGTATGCCGTTACAAAACCATGCAGGGGTTTCAGGTGAAAAGAAAAGGGGGCTGGGATACACATGGACTTCCCGTTGAACTGCAGGTGGAGAAAGAGTTAGGGATCACCAAGGAAGACATCGGCAAGAAAATTTCCGTAGAAGAATACAACCAGAAATGCCGCGAAACAGTACTCCGGTATAAAGACAAGTGGGACGACCTCACCACCAAAATGGGCTATTGGGTCGATCTGCAGCAACCCTACATCACCTTCGATAACAACTATATTGAAAGCCTATGGTGGCTCCTTAAAAAAATGTACGACCGCGGACTGCTCTACGAAAGTGTGAGCATTCAGCCTTATTCACCCGCGGCGGGAACCGGCCTCAGTTCGCACGAACTCAACCAGCCCGGTACCTATAAAGATGTAAAAGATACCAGCGCCACCGTGATGTTCCGTGCGGTGCAGGACGAAAAAAATAAATTCCTCCACGATGCGGTGCACGGCGCCGAAGTATTCTTCATGGCCTGGACCACCACGCCCTGGACACTTCCTTCCAACCTCGGCTTAACGGTTGGGCCGAATATCGACTATGTGTTGGTGCAAACCTTCAACCCCTACACACATCTTCCGGTTAATGTGGTGCTGGCGAAAAATCTCGTGGGCAAATACCTGAAAGCTGAAGGCGAGAACGGTGATTTCGATGGTTATTCCAAAGAAACCAAACTCATTCCCTGGAAGATCATTACCGAATTCAAAGGGAAGGAACTCGAAGGCTGCCGCTACGAGCAATTGCTGGCTTTCGAAGCGAATTCCCTGGACGTGATCCGCGCCATTACTCCTGATGCCGATCCGTTCCGCATACTCTGCGATACTTTCGTGACCACTGAAGACGGTACCGGTATCGTACATACCGCGCCCGCTTTCGGTGCCGATGACTATAAGGTGGGCAAAAAATACAATATCGGCATCCTTACCATGGTGGACCGCGAAGGCAAATTCGTGGATGGCCTCGGTGAGTTCAGCAACCGGTATGTGAAGAATTATAAAGATGAAAAGGATTATGTAGATGTGAACGTGGACATCTCCGTGAAACTGAAACTGGAGAACCGCGCTTTCAAAGTAGAAAAATACGAACACAGCTACCCTCATTGCTGGAGAACTGATAAACCCATCCTGTATTACCCGTTGGATGCGTGGTTCATCAAAACCACCGCACTGAAAGACCGGATGGTGGAACTCAACAAAACCATCAACTGGAAACCGGCCAGCACAGGAACGGGCCGCTTTGGTAACTGGCTGGAAAATATGGTAGACTGGAACCTGAGCAGGAGCCGCTACTGGGGAACGCCGTTGCCCGTTTGGAAAACAGTGGACGCGGATGGAAATTATGTGGAAGTTAAAGATGGTGGCGAACAAAAATGTATCGGGTCCATCGAAGAGCTTAACGCTGAGATCAGGAAAGCGAATGAAGTTTTAGGAGGCGATGTGAACAGGCATTACCTGCATGAGGGCATACTGGACCTCCACAAACCTTATGTGGATGACATCGTCCTGGTAGCTTCTTCCGGTGCGCCCATGAAACGTGTCTCCGACCTGATCGACGTATGGTTCGATTCCGGTGCCATGCCTTATGCGCAATGGCATTTCCCCTTCGAAAACAAAGATGTTTTCGTAAAAAACTATCCCGCCGATTTCATCGCGGAAGGCGTGGACCAGACCCGTGGCTGGTTCTATACCCTGCACGCCATCGGATCGCTGATCAAAGAAGATATCCAGGAGGAATTGAAGAAAGCTGGTATTGAAGCGCCGGAAGAAAAATACCCCGGGGTAGCTTATAAAACCGTAGTATCCAACGGCCTCGTACTGGATAAGAACGGGAACAAGATGAGTAAGCGCCTCGGCAATGTGGTGAACCCGTTTGAAACCATCGATACTTTTGGTGCTGATGCTACCCGTTGGTACCTCATCACCAATGCTTCTCCGTGGGACAGTCTGAAATTCGACATTGAAGGAATACGCGAGGTGCAACGGAAGTTCTTCGGCACCATGTACAACACTTACCAATTCTTCGCCCTGTATGCCAATGTGGATGGATTCGCTTTTAAAGAAGCGTACATTCCGCTGAACGAAAGGCCGGAGATCGACCAGTGGATCATTTCTTCCCTCAATACATTGAAAGGAAAGGTTGCCGCCGCGTTCAACGATTATGAGCCCACCACCGCAGGCAGGCTGATCGAGGAGTTTGTGGACGAACACCTGAGCAACTGGTATGTGCGTTTATGCCGCCGCCGGTTCTGGAAAGGCGATTACGAACACGATAAAATCGCCGCTTACCAAACACTGTATGAGTGCCTGGAAACCATTTCCCTGCTCATCGCGCCCGTGTCGCCTTTCTTCTCTGAATGGTTGTTTAAAAACCTGAATGCTGTTTCCGGCAGGATAAATGCGGAATCGGTCCACCACGCCCTTTACCCGGCACCCCTGGAAAGCGCCATTCAGCCCGACCTGGAAGAGCGCATGGAACTGGCCCAGAACATCTGTTCGCTGGTGCTTTCCCTCCGTAAAAAGGTAAACATTAAGGTAAGGCAGCCGTTGCAGAAAATACTGATCCCGGTGCTGAACCCGGCCATGAAAGTTCAGATCGAAAAGATCGAAGACCTGATCAGGTCCGAGGTGAACGTGAAGGAAATCCAATACCTCACGGAAACCGACGGATTCATCAAAAAGAAGATCAAACCCAATTTCGTGGCCCTCGGTAAGAAGTTGGGTGCCAGGATGAAAGCCGCATCAGCAGCCATTGGAGAGATGACCCAGGACGACATCTCCAAAATCGAAAAAGAGGGACAATATACTTTGTTAATTGATAGCGAACCCTTAATATTACAGATTAATGAAGTGGAAATCACCAGCGAGGACATTCCCGGCTGGATGGTGGCCACCAAAGACGCTCTGACAGTAGCCCTGGATGTTACCGTTACTCCTGATTTAGTTGACGAAGGCAATGCCCGCGAACTGGTGAACAGAATTCAGAAGATCAGAAAAGACAACGGGTATGAACTAACGGACCGCATCCTTGTTTCAGTGTCCGGCCATGATAGTCTGAACGAAGCCATACGCTCCTTCGGCACTTACATCGCCGCCGAAATTCTCGCCGATGGGCTTGAAATTCAACCGGATCTGACCGATGGCATTGAAATTGAAGTTAACGATGTACCATTAAAAGTGTTAGTTACTAAAAAAGGATAA
- the hemC gene encoding hydroxymethylbilane synthase, protein MNQPLRIGTRESQLAVWQATRVQELLRDAGHESELVYIKSEGDVDLVTPLYAMGVQGVFTKTLDAALLSGRIDIAVHSMKDVPTQLAQGIVPAAVLERASYKDILVHKGDTAFMDDPRSLAVIATSSIRRKAQWLRHFPNHTIDNLRGNVNTRLRKVAESNWQGAIFAAAGLERINLRPENSIELNWMLPAPAQGAIMIVCRENDTQMLEACAPLNHPLTELCTYMERSFLNTLMGGCSTPISAWAREENGNILFTGNITATDGSLWADIHKIVSLEEAKNTGITAAKELLEGEGKAVIGKVKSLAS, encoded by the coding sequence TTGAACCAGCCTTTAAGAATAGGTACGCGGGAAAGCCAGCTCGCCGTATGGCAGGCTACCCGGGTACAGGAACTGTTGCGCGATGCGGGCCACGAAAGCGAACTCGTTTACATTAAAAGTGAAGGCGATGTGGACCTCGTTACACCACTCTACGCTATGGGCGTGCAGGGTGTTTTCACCAAAACACTGGATGCCGCGCTGCTTTCCGGAAGAATAGACATCGCCGTGCACTCCATGAAAGATGTGCCCACCCAACTGGCGCAGGGGATTGTACCAGCCGCTGTATTGGAAAGAGCTTCTTATAAAGATATTCTCGTCCATAAAGGAGATACTGCTTTTATGGATGATCCTCGTTCTCTGGCCGTGATCGCCACCAGCAGTATACGCCGGAAAGCCCAGTGGTTAAGGCATTTCCCCAATCATACCATTGATAACCTCAGGGGAAACGTGAACACCAGGCTGCGTAAGGTGGCCGAAAGCAACTGGCAGGGCGCTATTTTCGCCGCCGCCGGACTGGAAAGAATAAACCTGCGCCCCGAGAACAGCATTGAACTCAACTGGATGCTGCCCGCTCCCGCACAGGGCGCCATCATGATTGTGTGCCGCGAAAATGATACACAAATGCTGGAAGCCTGTGCCCCCTTGAACCACCCGCTCACCGAACTGTGCACCTATATGGAGCGCTCGTTCCTGAATACGTTGATGGGCGGATGTTCCACACCCATCAGCGCATGGGCACGGGAAGAAAACGGGAACATTCTTTTTACCGGGAACATTACGGCTACCGATGGTTCGTTGTGGGCCGATATCCATAAAATCGTTTCGCTGGAAGAAGCAAAAAACACCGGCATAACCGCGGCAAAAGAATTGCTGGAAGGGGAAGGGAAAGCAGTAATAGGTAAAGTAAAATCACTCGCTTCCTGA